A part of Hippea maritima DSM 10411 genomic DNA contains:
- a CDS encoding YqhA family protein, giving the protein MDKRSKLEIVFERLLWKSRLIVVTAVIFGMIGAFIMFIAASFDIWHTAKDTIGFFAGHYTEEEEFHSRLISQVIGAVDLYLIAVVMLIFSFGLYELFVSDIDDAEDTKVGKRILSIHSLDELKDKIGKVVVMVLIVSFFKRMLHMHFDSPMHMLYFALCILALSLALYLMHKH; this is encoded by the coding sequence ATGGACAAAAGAAGCAAATTGGAAATAGTCTTTGAAAGGCTGCTGTGGAAGAGCAGGCTCATAGTTGTAACAGCTGTAATATTTGGTATGATCGGTGCCTTCATAATGTTCATCGCGGCAAGCTTTGACATATGGCACACAGCAAAGGATACAATTGGTTTTTTTGCTGGCCATTACACAGAAGAGGAAGAGTTTCACAGTAGACTAATAAGTCAGGTAATAGGTGCAGTGGATCTATACCTAATAGCCGTTGTTATGCTGATCTTTTCGTTTGGACTTTATGAGTTATTCGTAAGTGACATAGATGATGCAGAAGATACCAAAGTAGGAAAGAGAATTTTGTCAATTCACTCTTTAGATGAACTAAAGGATAAAATAGGCAAAGTCGTTGTCATGGTGCTAATTGTCAGCTTCTTTAAAAGAATGCTTCATATGCACTTTGACAGCCCCATGCACATGCTTTACTTTGCTTTGTGTATCCTCGCACTATCTTTAGCTCTTTATTTGATGCACAAGCACTAA
- a CDS encoding DUF3783 domain-containing protein: MERIRETDKRLFGEYAVLYAGFSKQERQRLIEFSRSHSKNLKVLFSCLGDTDRVVEDIFRGDDGRCLDENTDYPKTVIMSGFSEKELLEFLKKFKGLDIPVQLVAVLTETSKDWLFKDLIEELKKESEEIRKRKAQSNHKNQSS; the protein is encoded by the coding sequence ATGGAAAGAATCAGGGAGACAGATAAGAGACTGTTTGGGGAGTATGCAGTTTTGTATGCGGGGTTTTCCAAGCAGGAAAGACAAAGGCTTATAGAGTTTTCTCGCTCCCATTCCAAGAACCTTAAGGTTTTGTTTTCCTGTTTGGGTGATACAGATAGGGTTGTTGAGGATATATTTAGGGGTGATGATGGCAGGTGTTTGGATGAAAATACGGATTATCCAAAAACTGTCATAATGAGCGGTTTTTCAGAAAAAGAGCTGCTTGAGTTTTTAAAGAAATTCAAGGGTTTGGATATACCTGTTCAGCTTGTGGCTGTATTGACCGAAACATCCAAAGATTGGCTGTTTAAGGATTTGATAGAGGAGTTAAAAAAAGAATCGGAGGAGATAAGAAAAAGAAAGGCTCAGTCCAACCATAAAAATCAAAGCTCTTGA
- the thrS gene encoding threonine--tRNA ligase, translated as MELKKGTNLLEYVKKNKLKDIIAAKIEGKVVDLDTTLDSDKNIEFITINSKEGLEILRHSAAHIMAQAVQHVFGEAKFAIGPAIENGFYYDMDVGRTITDDDLKKIEKEMKKIVGANYKFSRKELPKEEAVKIFQDKGDEYKVEILKDLDEDVVSLYTQGDFTDLCRGPHIPSTGYLKHFKLLNVAGAYFKGDEARPMLQRIYGAAFATKEELDRYLKFLEEVKKRDHRKLGKQLDLFSINDEVGPGLIIWHPKGAMLRYLIEEFERKEHLKRGYEFVKGPEILRTQLWKRSGHFDHYRENMYFTEIDDQSFGIKPMNCLGHIQVYKSKKRSYRELPKRYFELGVVHRHEKSGVLHGLLRVREFTQDDAHIFCRPDQLNDEIIGVLNFVQDVMDIFGFEYELEISTRPENSIGTDQQWELATNALINALKNTGREYDINEGDGAFYGPKIDVKLKDALGRKWQCATIQCDFTLPERFDLTYVDEDGKEKQPVMVHRVILGSIERFIAILIENYEGDFPVWIAPVQVRVLPVSEKHEAYAKDVYQTLKDRGIRVEIEERNETLGKKIRFAETDKVPYVVVVGDKEIEDKTISVRKRKEGDLGCMNIDGFIERLQKEIDSRR; from the coding sequence GTGGAATTAAAAAAAGGCACAAATCTATTAGAGTATGTTAAGAAGAATAAGCTAAAGGATATTATTGCTGCTAAGATAGAGGGTAAGGTTGTTGATTTGGATACAACGCTTGATAGCGATAAGAATATTGAGTTTATAACAATCAACTCCAAAGAAGGTCTTGAGATATTGAGGCATTCTGCAGCCCACATCATGGCTCAGGCTGTTCAGCATGTGTTCGGAGAAGCCAAGTTTGCCATAGGTCCTGCTATTGAGAACGGATTTTATTACGATATGGATGTGGGCAGGACTATAACCGATGATGACCTTAAAAAGATAGAAAAAGAGATGAAAAAGATTGTGGGAGCGAATTATAAGTTCTCCCGCAAGGAGCTTCCAAAAGAGGAAGCTGTAAAGATATTCCAGGACAAAGGCGATGAATACAAGGTTGAGATACTTAAAGATCTGGATGAGGATGTTGTAAGTCTTTATACGCAGGGTGATTTTACAGATCTTTGTAGGGGTCCTCATATACCATCGACAGGGTATCTGAAACACTTTAAACTCTTAAATGTGGCTGGGGCCTATTTTAAGGGTGATGAAGCCAGGCCTATGCTGCAGCGCATCTATGGTGCTGCTTTTGCAACGAAGGAGGAGTTGGACAGGTATCTTAAGTTTCTTGAGGAGGTCAAAAAGAGGGATCATAGAAAGTTAGGCAAACAGTTAGACCTTTTCAGCATAAACGACGAGGTTGGTCCTGGACTTATTATCTGGCATCCCAAGGGTGCTATGCTCAGATATTTAATTGAGGAGTTTGAAAGAAAAGAGCACCTAAAGAGGGGTTATGAGTTTGTAAAAGGCCCTGAGATCTTAAGAACCCAGCTGTGGAAAAGAAGCGGGCATTTTGATCATTATAGGGAAAATATGTATTTTACCGAAATAGATGACCAGAGTTTTGGCATAAAGCCTATGAACTGCCTGGGTCATATACAGGTTTATAAATCCAAAAAGAGGAGCTACAGGGAATTGCCCAAGCGCTATTTTGAGTTGGGCGTGGTGCATAGACATGAAAAAAGCGGTGTTTTACATGGTTTGTTAAGGGTAAGGGAGTTTACTCAGGATGATGCCCATATATTCTGCAGACCAGACCAGCTGAATGATGAGATAATAGGCGTTCTGAATTTTGTTCAAGATGTTATGGATATATTTGGTTTTGAATATGAGCTTGAGATTTCAACAAGGCCTGAAAACTCAATAGGAACAGACCAACAGTGGGAGTTGGCAACTAACGCCCTTATAAATGCACTGAAAAATACAGGTAGGGAATACGATATAAATGAAGGAGATGGGGCTTTTTATGGGCCTAAGATAGATGTAAAGCTTAAGGATGCGCTTGGCAGAAAGTGGCAGTGTGCTACGATTCAGTGTGATTTTACGCTTCCTGAGCGCTTTGATCTGACTTATGTGGATGAGGATGGCAAGGAGAAGCAACCTGTAATGGTTCACAGGGTTATATTGGGCTCAATAGAGCGATTCATTGCTATTCTAATAGAGAACTATGAAGGCGATTTTCCTGTTTGGATAGCGCCTGTTCAGGTTAGAGTTTTGCCTGTTTCTGAAAAACATGAAGCCTATGCTAAGGATGTATATCAAACGCTTAAGGATAGAGGTATAAGGGTTGAAATTGAAGAAAGAAATGAAACGCTTGGTAAGAAGATTAGATTTGCAGAAACCGACAAAGTGCCCTATGTTGTTGTAGTAGGTGATAAAGAGATTGAAGATAAGACTATTTCTGTTAGAAAGAGAAAAGAAGGCGATCTGGGCTGTATGAATATAGATGGATTCATTGAAAGATTACAAAAAGAAATAGATAGCAGGAGGTGA
- the infC gene encoding translation initiation factor IF-3, whose amino-acid sequence MNENIKADKVRLITETGEQVGVVPLSEALRRAENAGLDLVVVSPNSNPIVCRIMDYGKYNYEKQKKQQKSKKSQKTIKVKELKLRPRIADNDYQTKLKMAKSFLEDKNKVKFNIFLRGREMDKRELVEELIERLKLDLVEVGNIEGKPDYQGRRITVSFVPNK is encoded by the coding sequence ATTAATGAGAATATTAAAGCTGATAAGGTTAGGCTTATAACCGAAACAGGCGAGCAGGTGGGCGTTGTTCCTTTAAGTGAGGCTTTAAGAAGGGCTGAGAATGCTGGATTGGATCTTGTTGTTGTGAGTCCCAACAGCAATCCAATTGTTTGCCGCATAATGGATTACGGCAAGTACAACTATGAGAAGCAAAAAAAGCAGCAGAAGAGTAAGAAATCTCAAAAGACTATTAAGGTTAAGGAGCTTAAGCTAAGGCCAAGGATAGCTGATAACGACTATCAGACCAAATTGAAAATGGCCAAAAGCTTTTTAGAGGATAAGAATAAGGTTAAATTTAACATTTTCTTGCGTGGCAGAGAGATGGATAAAAGGGAACTTGTTGAAGAGTTAATAGAAAGACTTAAATTGGATTTAGTTGAAGTTGGCAATATCGAGGGTAAACCTGATTATCAAGGCAGGAGAATAACCGTTTCTTTTGTGCCAAATAAATAG
- the rpmI gene encoding 50S ribosomal protein L35 — protein sequence MKLKTRRAAAKRFSKTANGHFKHARAGKSHLLFDKTRKRKRNLKRPNCIKSGQVKHNLKELMPWG from the coding sequence ATGAAGCTTAAAACAAGAAGAGCTGCGGCGAAGAGATTTTCTAAAACTGCAAACGGTCATTTTAAACATGCAAGGGCAGGCAAAAGCCATCTCTTGTTTGATAAAACCAGGAAAAGAAAAAGAAATCTAAAAAGGCCTAACTGCATAAAATCAGGTCAGGTTAAACACAACCTCAAAGAGTTGATGCCTTGGGGATAA
- the rplT gene encoding 50S ribosomal protein L20: MRVKTGFKRRRRHKKILKLAKGYYQRRHSTYKNAEESVRRALAYAYRDRKVRKREFRKLWITRINAAVREYGLSYSKFMHLLKEKNIDLNRKVLSQMAIYEPEAFKNLIESVKAS; this comes from the coding sequence TTGAGAGTAAAAACAGGATTCAAGAGAAGAAGAAGACATAAAAAGATTTTAAAGCTCGCTAAGGGTTATTATCAGAGGAGACACTCGACCTATAAGAACGCAGAGGAGAGCGTAAGAAGGGCACTTGCTTATGCTTATAGGGATAGAAAGGTAAGAAAAAGGGAGTTTAGAAAACTCTGGATTACAAGAATAAATGCGGCTGTTAGAGAATACGGCTTGAGTTATAGTAAGTTTATGCACCTGTTAAAGGAGAAAAACATAGACTTAAACAGGAAGGTTTTAAGTCAAATGGCTATCTATGAACCGGAAGCTTTCAAAAACCTCATAGAGAGTGTTAAGGCTTCTTAA
- the pheS gene encoding phenylalanine--tRNA ligase subunit alpha, translating into MEQLKKEFEQLLKDVENQEQLKQLKAQFLGKKGKITAFFKQLKGLSEEEKKEFGKKINELKEFCERLLEDKSKELFERAKQESLKKEAVDITLPARGANFGAIHPITKTIMEIEDIFKSLGFGVESGPEVELDLFNFEMLNIPKEHPARDMQDTFYIDDNVVLRTHTSPTQIRVMKRQKPPVMFISPGRVYRRDSDLTHSPMFHQIEGLLVDKNVRFSDLKGVLSEFLRMFFGDVPVRFRPSYFPFTEPSAEVDIGCIICKGKGCRVCSHTGYLEVLGCGMVHPNVLKNCGYDPDEYVGFAFGLGIERFAMLKYGIDNIKLFFENDLRFLEQFSYSKGRLL; encoded by the coding sequence ATGGAACAGCTCAAAAAGGAGTTTGAACAGCTATTAAAGGATGTGGAAAATCAGGAACAGCTAAAACAACTAAAAGCCCAGTTTTTAGGCAAAAAGGGTAAGATAACGGCTTTTTTTAAGCAGCTAAAAGGTTTATCCGAGGAAGAGAAAAAAGAATTTGGCAAAAAAATAAATGAACTTAAGGAGTTTTGCGAAAGGCTTTTGGAGGATAAGTCTAAGGAGCTATTTGAAAGGGCAAAGCAAGAATCCCTAAAGAAAGAGGCTGTAGACATAACACTTCCTGCAAGGGGGGCAAACTTCGGTGCAATTCATCCTATAACAAAGACCATAATGGAGATTGAAGATATATTTAAGAGCCTTGGATTTGGTGTTGAAAGCGGTCCTGAGGTGGAGCTTGATTTGTTCAACTTTGAGATGCTTAATATACCCAAGGAACACCCGGCAAGGGATATGCAAGATACTTTCTATATAGATGACAACGTTGTTTTAAGAACACACACATCACCTACTCAGATTAGGGTGATGAAAAGGCAAAAACCTCCAGTTATGTTTATCTCGCCGGGTAGGGTCTATAGGCGAGATTCTGATTTGACCCATTCTCCTATGTTTCACCAGATTGAGGGTTTGCTTGTTGATAAAAATGTGAGATTTTCAGATTTAAAGGGTGTTCTGAGTGAATTCTTAAGGATGTTCTTCGGTGATGTTCCTGTTAGGTTTAGGCCAAGTTATTTCCCCTTTACTGAGCCATCAGCTGAGGTTGATATAGGATGTATTATTTGTAAAGGTAAAGGGTGCAGGGTCTGTTCTCATACTGGATACCTTGAGGTTTTAGGATGCGGCATGGTTCATCCCAATGTGCTTAAAAACTGCGGATACGATCCGGATGAATATGTAGGTTTTGCTTTTGGTTTGGGTATTGAGCGTTTTGCAATGCTTAAATATGGAATTGATAATATAAAACTATTCTTTGAAAATGATTTGAGATTTCTGGAGCAATTCTCGTATTCAAAAGGTAGGCTATTATGA
- the pheT gene encoding phenylalanine--tRNA ligase subunit beta, translating to MRISYRWLKEFVDIDVSPRELADRLTMAGLEVDSIDRIETFGSVVGEIVDVSYTEKLALCKVDVGIKTINVATADKSVEVGEKFGVVLAGSNVGDKRIERRSFGDFVSEGMFLSAEELGLEESSSKLFRLDRTFENGKKLSDLDEFDDSIIEIELTPNRADALSMLGVARDVAAIFKKRVRFPDAEFITIDKEIDEFIDVKIEDYKNCPRYTLALADVEVKPAPFFMRMRLLKCGVRSINNIVDITNYVLLGLGQPMHAFDFSKLNGNIVVRPANKGEGILALDGKEYELKDDMLVIADQKGPVAIAGVMGGELSSVSDTTKTIALESAFFNPVSVRLTARRLKFHTESSHRFERGVDPNLALDASKYALDLLSRYANAKVYRGFIDRKEGEFKNKRISVSFDGVNKLLGSNYSSDEIVDVLVGLSFGVEQTKEGVVEVDVPTYRFDIEGQADIAEEVARIKGYNSITDTMPVVNVYFKPKDRVEFYANESVKTLADMGLFETKNYSFVHDERLKLFDGNENSFVYLKNPLIDTQNVMRTNLAVSLLDVLAFNISKGAKSVPVFEIGRSFFKDGDFCKEYINVGFLLWGLSQFSIYQKGRVFDFYDAKAVCEAVAGIVGVSFDYERSNRMFLHPGRSAELVVDGKSLGYVGELHPDLYTAYELKFDKKVRVLIGEINLSRLAEMNVGHLMYEGLPKLPTVWRDLAIVVDRAIRWSDIEREVKNIEGVYRVALFDIYDKLEDETKVSLTFRVVLRNDEKTFTEDEIEKIMGNVYARLKDKFNAKLRGE from the coding sequence ATGAGGATTTCTTATAGGTGGCTGAAGGAATTTGTTGATATAGATGTAAGCCCAAGGGAGCTTGCAGATAGGCTGACAATGGCCGGACTTGAGGTTGATAGTATAGATAGAATAGAGACATTTGGCAGCGTTGTAGGAGAGATTGTTGATGTAAGCTATACAGAAAAGCTTGCACTGTGCAAAGTGGATGTTGGCATAAAAACAATAAATGTAGCCACTGCTGATAAAAGCGTTGAGGTTGGTGAGAAGTTTGGTGTGGTTTTAGCTGGCTCTAATGTGGGTGATAAAAGAATAGAAAGAAGGTCGTTTGGCGATTTTGTTTCTGAGGGTATGTTTCTATCCGCAGAAGAACTTGGCCTTGAGGAATCATCCAGCAAGCTTTTTAGATTGGATAGAACCTTTGAAAACGGTAAGAAACTCTCTGACCTGGATGAGTTTGATGATAGCATCATTGAGATAGAGCTTACACCAAATAGGGCTGATGCCTTGAGTATGTTGGGTGTTGCCAGGGATGTTGCAGCCATTTTTAAAAAACGGGTCAGGTTTCCTGATGCTGAATTTATCACAATTGATAAAGAAATAGATGAGTTTATAGATGTTAAGATAGAGGATTATAAAAACTGCCCCAGATATACCCTTGCTTTGGCCGATGTTGAGGTAAAACCTGCACCGTTTTTCATGAGGATGAGGCTTTTGAAGTGCGGGGTTAGATCCATAAACAATATAGTTGATATTACAAACTATGTTCTTTTAGGGCTCGGCCAGCCCATGCATGCCTTTGATTTTAGTAAATTGAACGGCAATATTGTTGTTAGGCCAGCTAATAAGGGTGAGGGTATATTGGCTTTGGATGGCAAGGAGTATGAGCTTAAAGATGATATGCTTGTTATAGCTGACCAAAAGGGGCCTGTAGCTATAGCTGGTGTTATGGGTGGTGAACTTTCAAGTGTTTCTGATACTACCAAAACCATAGCCCTTGAGAGTGCATTCTTTAATCCAGTAAGTGTTAGACTTACAGCAAGAAGATTGAAATTCCATACAGAATCCTCTCATAGGTTTGAAAGGGGGGTTGACCCTAATCTAGCTTTGGATGCGAGCAAGTATGCCCTTGATTTGCTCTCAAGATATGCAAATGCAAAGGTATACAGGGGGTTCATAGATAGAAAAGAAGGAGAGTTTAAGAATAAAAGAATAAGCGTTAGCTTTGATGGTGTAAATAAACTTCTTGGCAGCAACTATTCATCAGATGAGATTGTAGATGTCTTGGTTGGTTTAAGCTTTGGTGTTGAGCAGACAAAAGAAGGCGTCGTTGAGGTTGATGTTCCTACCTACAGGTTTGATATAGAGGGGCAGGCTGATATAGCCGAAGAGGTTGCCAGAATTAAGGGTTATAATTCAATAACTGATACCATGCCTGTGGTTAATGTATACTTCAAACCTAAGGATAGGGTGGAGTTCTATGCCAATGAGTCTGTGAAAACATTGGCTGATATGGGTCTATTTGAGACAAAGAACTATTCCTTTGTGCATGATGAGAGGCTTAAGTTGTTTGATGGCAATGAGAATAGCTTTGTGTACCTCAAAAACCCATTAATAGATACCCAGAATGTTATGAGGACAAATCTGGCTGTTTCGCTTCTTGATGTGTTGGCGTTTAACATAAGCAAAGGTGCAAAAAGTGTTCCTGTTTTTGAGATAGGAAGGAGCTTCTTTAAGGATGGCGATTTCTGTAAGGAGTATATAAATGTTGGTTTTCTTCTGTGGGGATTGAGTCAATTCAGTATATATCAAAAGGGTAGAGTATTTGATTTCTATGATGCTAAGGCTGTTTGTGAGGCTGTAGCAGGGATCGTTGGTGTATCTTTTGACTATGAGAGGTCAAACAGGATGTTCCTGCATCCCGGCAGATCAGCAGAGCTTGTTGTGGATGGTAAAAGCTTAGGATATGTGGGTGAGCTGCACCCTGATCTCTATACTGCTTATGAGTTGAAGTTCGACAAAAAGGTGCGTGTTTTGATTGGTGAGATAAACCTAAGTAGGCTTGCTGAGATGAATGTGGGACATTTAATGTATGAGGGATTGCCAAAGCTGCCCACCGTTTGGAGGGATTTGGCTATAGTTGTTGATAGGGCTATAAGGTGGTCTGATATAGAAAGAGAGGTTAAAAACATCGAGGGTGTATATAGGGTGGCTCTATTTGATATTTATGACAAGCTTGAGGATGAAACCAAGGTAAGCTTGACTTTTAGGGTGGTTTTGAGAAATGATGAGAAGACATTTACCGAGGATGAAATAGAAAAGATAATGGGTAATGTTTATGCCAGATTAAAGGATAAATTCAATGCAAAGCTCAGGGGGGAATGA
- the ileS gene encoding isoleucine--tRNA ligase: MDYKDTLLLPKTDFPMKANLIQKEPVMLKKWDEMDIYHKILEDRKSRPSFILHDGPPYANGHIHMGHVLNKVLKDIVVKSKTMMGYYSPYVPGWDCHGLPIEHNIEKEIGKNKKNSMPKSEFRRMCRDYAKKYIDIQREEFKRLGVFGDWDNPYLTMDFKYEADTLRELGKFVEKGLVYKEKKPVYWCYSCKTALALAEVEYQDDESESIYVRFGFISDLGSEDKRFLGKAVSAIIWTTTPWTLPANLAVAVNPNFDYAFVQITPRHVYLVAADLVKGLMEKFEIKEYEIIKTVKGAELEDYILAHPFYDRESRIILGDHVTLDAGTGLVHTAPGHGDEDYVIGKKYHLPIYSPVDDDGRFLPEVEYFAGMHVLEANPKIIELLKQKEMLVKQEKITHSYPHCWRCKNPIIFRSTEQWFISIDNPKGELRKKALEAIDKTKWIPSWGRNRIYSMMETRPDWCISRQRAWGVPIALFKCKKCGRVQYDKSLIDRVADEIEKYGADVWFEKDADYFLPEGYTCQCGSSEFEKENDILDVWFDSGVSHAAVLERREELSWPASMYLEGSDQHRGWFHSSLLESVGTRDRAPYDEVLTHGFVVDSKGRKMSKSLGNVIQPEKIIKKYGAELLRLWASATDYREDVRLSDEIMRRLVDNYRKIRNTIRFLLGNLNDFDESKALKYDELEEIDKWVLAETEHLKEKLLKAYEDYEYHVIYRNMANYCILVLSNFYLDVLKDRLYCEAKDSKKRLSAQTAMDEILKVIVFYMAPILSFTAEEAYSYMNGAKPSVHMEEFVKPNDAYRNEALIEKWSNLRKLKAATDKALELARSEKLIGNSLEAKVVVDIKSDKMREVIEGFSKDDLADICIVSQFDFGSLDEYLKKYYDDEAGIDVYVVKAEGEKCDRCWKYSPTVGDNPAGEKVCARCYGVVRRG, translated from the coding sequence ATGGACTATAAAGATACGCTACTGTTGCCTAAAACAGATTTTCCTATGAAGGCCAATCTTATTCAAAAAGAGCCTGTTATGCTTAAAAAGTGGGATGAAATGGACATCTATCACAAGATTTTGGAGGATAGAAAATCCAGGCCGTCGTTTATTCTCCATGATGGACCCCCTTATGCAAACGGACATATACACATGGGGCACGTTTTAAATAAGGTGCTTAAGGATATAGTTGTTAAGTCAAAGACGATGATGGGATATTACTCCCCTTATGTGCCAGGATGGGATTGCCACGGTTTACCAATTGAACACAATATAGAAAAGGAGATCGGCAAGAACAAGAAAAACTCTATGCCCAAGTCAGAATTCAGGAGGATGTGCAGGGATTATGCCAAAAAGTATATAGACATTCAGAGGGAGGAGTTCAAGCGTTTAGGTGTATTTGGCGATTGGGATAATCCCTATCTGACGATGGATTTCAAATACGAGGCAGATACCCTCAGAGAGTTGGGTAAGTTCGTTGAAAAGGGGCTGGTTTATAAGGAGAAAAAACCGGTTTATTGGTGTTATTCCTGTAAAACCGCTTTGGCTTTGGCAGAGGTAGAATATCAGGACGATGAGAGTGAATCCATCTATGTTAGGTTTGGCTTTATAAGCGATTTGGGTAGTGAGGACAAAAGATTTTTGGGTAAGGCCGTAAGTGCAATCATCTGGACAACTACGCCATGGACTTTACCTGCCAACTTAGCCGTTGCGGTTAACCCAAATTTTGATTATGCATTTGTTCAGATAACCCCAAGGCATGTATACTTGGTTGCTGCTGATTTAGTAAAGGGTTTGATGGAGAAGTTTGAGATAAAAGAATATGAGATAATAAAGACCGTCAAGGGAGCAGAGCTTGAGGATTACATATTGGCCCATCCGTTTTACGATAGGGAGTCAAGGATTATACTTGGCGACCATGTTACTTTGGATGCTGGAACAGGGCTAGTTCATACAGCACCAGGTCATGGTGATGAAGACTATGTTATAGGAAAGAAATATCATTTGCCTATATATTCACCCGTTGATGATGACGGTAGGTTTTTGCCTGAGGTTGAATATTTTGCCGGCATGCATGTGCTTGAAGCGAATCCCAAGATAATAGAGTTGCTTAAGCAGAAGGAGATGTTGGTTAAACAGGAAAAGATAACACACTCCTATCCCCACTGTTGGAGATGTAAAAACCCTATAATCTTCCGTTCAACGGAACAGTGGTTTATCTCTATAGACAACCCCAAGGGTGAGCTGAGAAAGAAGGCTTTAGAGGCTATAGATAAAACCAAATGGATTCCATCATGGGGTAGAAATAGGATATACTCTATGATGGAAACCCGCCCCGATTGGTGTATATCACGACAGAGGGCTTGGGGTGTGCCTATAGCGCTGTTTAAATGCAAGAAGTGTGGTAGGGTTCAATACGATAAGTCTTTGATAGATAGGGTTGCAGATGAGATAGAAAAATACGGTGCTGATGTTTGGTTTGAGAAGGATGCTGACTATTTTCTGCCTGAGGGTTATACATGCCAATGTGGAAGCAGCGAGTTTGAGAAAGAGAACGATATATTAGATGTCTGGTTTGATTCAGGCGTTTCCCATGCTGCTGTTTTGGAAAGAAGAGAGGAATTAAGCTGGCCTGCAAGTATGTATCTTGAGGGAAGCGACCAGCATAGGGGTTGGTTTCACTCATCGTTGCTTGAGAGTGTTGGAACAAGGGATAGGGCTCCCTATGATGAGGTTTTAACGCACGGCTTTGTTGTTGACTCCAAGGGCAGGAAAATGAGTAAGTCTTTGGGTAATGTTATACAGCCTGAAAAAATTATAAAGAAATACGGGGCTGAGCTTTTGAGGCTTTGGGCCTCTGCAACCGATTATAGGGAGGATGTAAGGCTCTCGGATGAGATAATGAGGAGGCTGGTTGATAATTACAGAAAGATTAGAAACACAATTAGATTTTTACTTGGAAACCTAAACGATTTCGATGAATCAAAGGCACTCAAATACGATGAGCTTGAAGAGATAGATAAATGGGTATTGGCAGAGACTGAACATTTAAAGGAAAAGCTGCTAAAGGCCTATGAAGATTACGAGTATCATGTGATTTACAGGAATATGGCCAATTATTGCATATTGGTTCTTTCCAATTTTTATTTAGACGTACTGAAGGATAGGCTTTACTGTGAAGCTAAGGATTCAAAGAAGAGGCTGTCTGCCCAAACGGCTATGGACGAGATATTGAAGGTTATTGTTTTCTATATGGCTCCGATACTCTCCTTTACCGCAGAGGAGGCATACTCCTATATGAACGGTGCAAAACCGTCTGTTCATATGGAGGAATTTGTAAAGCCAAACGATGCCTATAGAAATGAGGCTCTTATAGAGAAGTGGAGTAATTTGAGAAAGTTAAAGGCAGCAACAGATAAAGCTTTGGAGCTTGCAAGGAGTGAAAAGCTTATAGGTAATTCCTTAGAAGCTAAGGTTGTTGTTGACATAAAATCGGACAAAATGAGAGAGGTTATAGAGGGTTTCTCTAAGGATGATCTGGCCGATATTTGCATAGTTTCGCAGTTTGACTTTGGTAGCCTTGACGAATATCTAAAGAAGTATTATGATGATGAGGCTGGTATTGATGTATATGTTGTAAAAGCCGAAGGTGAGAAGTGTGATAGATGTTGGAAGTATAGCCCTACGGTTGGAGATAATCCTGCGGGTGAGAAAGTATGTGCAAGGTGTTACGGGGTTGTTAGACGGGGTTAG
- a CDS encoding TIGR00296 family protein yields MNLSLKEGEFLVRLAREAIEYFFKNKEIMPLPEEYPEIFNQKRGVFVTLNSYPNQQLRGCIGYPLAYEPLIKGVISSALSAAFADPRFEPLNTVELDKVTVEVTVLSPMIQLDASRPYTEQIKVGRDGLYVVCGASSGLLLPQVPVEWGWDEEAFLANVCHKAGLPYTCYKDSSCTFYRFTGQIFEEETPNGRVIEKKIEEVL; encoded by the coding sequence ATGAACCTTAGCTTGAAAGAAGGCGAGTTTTTGGTTAGGCTTGCGCGTGAGGCCATAGAATATTTTTTCAAGAATAAGGAAATTATGCCACTACCAGAGGAGTATCCCGAAATTTTCAACCAAAAAAGGGGTGTTTTTGTTACGCTCAATAGTTATCCTAATCAGCAGTTGCGCGGGTGTATAGGATATCCGCTTGCCTATGAACCTCTAATAAAGGGTGTAATTTCATCTGCCCTTAGTGCTGCTTTTGCTGATCCAAGATTTGAGCCGTTGAATACGGTTGAGCTGGATAAAGTTACCGTTGAGGTTACAGTGCTTTCGCCCATGATTCAGTTGGATGCTTCAAGGCCTTATACTGAACAAATAAAAGTTGGCAGAGATGGGCTTTATGTTGTATGCGGAGCTTCAAGCGGCCTTTTGTTGCCTCAAGTTCCAGTTGAGTGGGGATGGGATGAGGAGGCATTCTTGGCCAATGTCTGTCACAAAGCGGGTTTGCCTTATACATGCTATAAAGATTCATCTTGCACATTTTATCGTTTTACTGGTCAGATATTCGAAGAGGAGACCCCAAACGGAAGGGTAATTGAGAAAAAAATTGAGGAGGTTTTGTAA